The Thiorhodovibrio litoralis genome includes a window with the following:
- a CDS encoding Tim44 domain-containing protein encodes MSRLFIVLLAAFAVASLSLPDTADAKRFGAGRSLGKQFTMPRKAQTAPRQSEQRTNQSQTQPGATPPRQSGASRWLGPLAGLAAGGLLASLFFGDGFQGFQILDFLIIAALIFGAIMLFKALRQRGTGGGLGHPMGRVATAGAPGHARPPSLGDAALGGSAQTIATAASTEEASPTWFDAGAFVEGAKTHFIRLQAAWDQSDFRDIRDYTTPQLFAEIKREREALGDAPNYTEVVTLDAELLGVQRDADLVVASVRFTGLVREDENGTANRVDEVWHVQHDWNSPEGDWVISGVQQQG; translated from the coding sequence ATGTCCCGACTTTTCATTGTTCTACTCGCAGCCTTTGCGGTCGCGAGCCTCAGCCTGCCCGATACCGCGGATGCCAAGCGCTTCGGCGCCGGGCGCAGCCTCGGCAAGCAATTCACCATGCCGCGCAAAGCCCAGACGGCCCCGCGCCAGTCCGAGCAGCGCACCAACCAGAGCCAGACGCAACCGGGCGCCACGCCGCCGCGCCAGAGCGGCGCCAGCCGCTGGCTCGGCCCGCTCGCCGGTCTGGCCGCCGGCGGCCTGCTCGCCTCGCTCTTCTTTGGCGACGGCTTTCAGGGCTTTCAGATACTCGATTTCCTAATCATCGCCGCACTGATCTTCGGCGCAATAATGCTCTTCAAAGCCCTGCGCCAGCGTGGCACCGGCGGCGGTCTAGGACACCCCATGGGTCGGGTCGCTACCGCTGGCGCACCCGGGCATGCACGCCCACCTTCGCTGGGAGATGCCGCACTCGGCGGCAGCGCGCAGACCATCGCCACCGCTGCTAGCACGGAAGAAGCCTCCCCGACCTGGTTCGACGCCGGCGCCTTCGTCGAGGGCGCCAAGACGCATTTCATCCGCCTACAGGCAGCTTGGGATCAATCCGACTTCCGCGACATTCGCGATTACACCACGCCGCAACTGTTCGCCGAGATCAAGCGCGAGCGCGAGGCACTCGGCGACGCACCCAACTACACCGAAGTCGTCACCCTGGACGCAGAGCTGCTCGGCGTGCAGCGCGACGCCGACCTGGTTGTCGCCAGCGTGCGCTTCACCGGCCTGGTCAGAGAAGACGAGAATGGCACCGCTAACCGCGTCGACGAGGTCTGGCATGTGCAACATGACTGGAACAGCCCCGAAGGCGATTGGGTGATCTCCGGCGTGCAACAGCAGGGCTGA
- the mutM gene encoding bifunctional DNA-formamidopyrimidine glycosylase/DNA-(apurinic or apyrimidinic site) lyase, which yields MPELPEVETTLRGIAPALTGQRIRRVLVRDGRLRMPVSRETETRLPGQRIISLRRRAKYLLLSLEEGVVLAHLGMSGSLRLVPEGTAYRPHDHIELTLETGPCLRLHDPRRFGIFQWIPDPAEAHPLLASLGPEPLSDACNGSYLHQISRGRRAAVKSLIMDSRLLVGVGNIYANEALFISGIHPARAAGRISLSRYQRLAAAIKQVLGEAIEQGGTTLRDFLREDGTPGYFAQHLRVYARANEPCHQCGTPIRLARIGQRSSFYCPSCQR from the coding sequence ATGCCCGAATTACCCGAAGTCGAAACCACCCTGCGCGGCATCGCGCCGGCATTGACCGGCCAGCGTATTCGCCGAGTGCTGGTGCGCGACGGGCGCCTGCGCATGCCGGTCTCGCGCGAGACCGAAACACGCCTGCCCGGTCAGCGGATTATCAGCCTGCGCCGCCGCGCCAAATATCTGCTGCTGTCGCTGGAGGAAGGCGTTGTGCTCGCGCATCTTGGCATGTCCGGCAGCCTCCGCCTGGTCCCCGAGGGCACCGCCTATCGCCCGCACGACCATATCGAATTGACGCTTGAGACTGGCCCCTGCCTGCGTCTGCACGACCCACGCCGCTTCGGCATCTTCCAATGGATTCCCGACCCGGCTGAGGCCCATCCGTTGCTCGCCAGCCTCGGGCCAGAACCTCTGTCGGACGCCTGCAACGGCAGCTACCTGCATCAGATCTCCCGCGGCCGCCGCGCCGCCGTCAAAAGCCTGATCATGGACAGCCGCCTGCTGGTCGGCGTTGGCAACATCTACGCCAACGAGGCCTTGTTCATCTCAGGCATCCACCCTGCCCGCGCCGCCGGTCGCATCAGCCTCTCACGCTACCAGCGCCTTGCCGCCGCCATTAAACAGGTGCTCGGCGAGGCCATCGAGCAGGGCGGCACCACCCTCAGGGACTTTCTGCGCGAGGACGGCACCCCCGGGTACTTCGCCCAGCACTTGCGTGTCTACGCTCGCGCCAACGAGCCCTGCCACCAATGCGGCACGCCCATCCGCCTCGCGCGCATCGGGCAGCGATCGAGCTTTTATTGCCCCAGCTGCCAACGCTAA
- a CDS encoding helix-turn-helix domain-containing protein, with protein sequence MSSNTAPATSPQPRGGPRPQIWQPERHALIDASQAADEQTWMSEFNCRQLSAGRFSGLLERVDLDGIEIVREHQSQDIHKVGVMPPGTCTVSLIDHTAGKARFSQFAADVADQLFFMPGDTVFDAVVPGGISTRYVRLDQAALLKGLAALDEPLAERLANGGGLQSLGLAGRVPFQLSLRALNSIARDPRTGHRGASVQALRRNLLELVLLTVSAADEVIPSNHPSLHARRRGLHIVRGAQAYMEEQLALGANPSLVDLCLHTGVSARTLQYAFHDQLGLTPNTYLRLLRLNGARAELVATTAAGTSVTQIATRWGFMHLGRFARAYRELYKEPPSATLAR encoded by the coding sequence ATGTCCTCCAACACCGCTCCAGCCACCAGCCCCCAACCGCGCGGTGGCCCAAGGCCCCAGATCTGGCAACCCGAGCGCCATGCCCTCATCGACGCCTCCCAGGCCGCCGATGAACAGACCTGGATGTCTGAATTCAATTGTCGCCAGCTCAGCGCGGGGCGCTTTTCCGGTCTGTTGGAGCGGGTCGACCTGGACGGCATTGAGATCGTGCGCGAGCACCAAAGCCAGGATATTCACAAAGTCGGCGTCATGCCGCCGGGCACTTGCACCGTCTCCCTGATCGATCACACTGCCGGCAAGGCCCGCTTCTCCCAATTTGCCGCGGACGTTGCCGATCAGCTGTTCTTCATGCCCGGAGACACCGTGTTCGACGCCGTCGTCCCCGGCGGTATCTCTACCCGCTATGTCCGCCTCGACCAAGCCGCGCTGCTCAAAGGGCTTGCCGCGCTGGATGAGCCCCTGGCCGAGCGCCTGGCCAACGGCGGTGGGCTGCAGTCCCTCGGGCTGGCAGGCAGGGTGCCGTTCCAGCTCAGTCTGCGCGCGCTCAATTCCATCGCCCGCGATCCGCGCACCGGCCACCGCGGTGCCAGTGTGCAAGCGTTGCGCCGCAACCTGCTGGAACTGGTGCTGCTCACCGTCAGCGCCGCCGATGAGGTCATCCCCAGCAACCATCCGAGCCTGCATGCCCGCCGCCGGGGCCTGCACATTGTCCGCGGCGCGCAGGCTTACATGGAGGAGCAGCTCGCGCTGGGCGCCAACCCCAGCCTGGTCGATTTATGCCTGCACACGGGCGTCTCCGCGCGCACCCTGCAATACGCCTTTCACGACCAGCTCGGGCTGACACCAAACACCTACCTGCGCCTGCTGCGCCTAAACGGCGCGCGCGCCGAACTCGTCGCCACCACCGCCGCGGGCACCTCGGTCACCCAAATCGCCACCCGCTGGGGTTTCATGCACCTTGGCCGCTTCGCGCGCGCCTATCGCGAGCTGTACAAAGAGCCCCCGTCCGCCACCCTGGCGCGCTGA
- a CDS encoding AAA family ATPase, whose amino-acid sequence MKFPYGTADFHKIITEGYYYADRTAHIRTLENAGEQLLLLRPRRFGKTAWLTTLENYYDLARAGEFDALFGSLAIGRDPTARRNQYFVLRWDFSMVDASGSLAEIRQALHNHINGQVADFGVRYAQQLGGPLRDHPSDGLVALRAAVSAARTQGHDVYLLIDEYDNFANELMQGRHADYEALVSGEGLLKTVFKAVKSLASGQGIDRVFITGVSPVVLADISSGYNVSKDISLDARFVDLCGFTESEMAAVLDQLAAEQKHAPEWSARMLETMRTWYNGYRFGYEPGPGLYNPTLALYFFDALAATGLPPREMLDNNLAMDRNRIDFVARQPHGQELIGAALDPEHPPVIASLAHRFGVEDLRRAPGDAPFLGSLLYFLGALTLRDQTPIGELVMGIPNLVIRKLYVEKFRDQLFPEYPERESLRAAAKALYTQGNLAPLIEVLEANHLQVFDNRDYRWSNELTVKTVFLVALFADIFYVMDSETAIARGHADLSLMVREEMRRFALLDHLLEFKYLSLQDLGESAERLRQLSREELSARPQVAALLDEAEAQLARHRQELEPDYGGRLRLHTHAVVALGFERLLWRSTPDAAL is encoded by the coding sequence ATGAAATTTCCCTACGGCACGGCTGACTTTCACAAAATTATCACCGAGGGCTACTACTACGCAGATCGTACCGCGCACATTCGCACGCTGGAAAACGCCGGCGAGCAACTCCTGTTATTGCGCCCGCGCCGCTTTGGCAAAACCGCCTGGCTGACCACGCTGGAGAACTATTACGATCTGGCCCGTGCCGGGGAATTCGACGCCCTGTTCGGTTCGCTTGCCATTGGTCGCGACCCTACCGCGCGGCGCAATCAATACTTCGTGCTGCGCTGGGATTTCTCCATGGTCGATGCCAGCGGCAGCCTGGCGGAGATTCGCCAAGCCTTGCACAATCACATCAATGGTCAGGTGGCCGATTTTGGTGTTCGCTATGCCCAACAGCTTGGTGGCCCGCTGCGCGATCATCCCAGCGATGGCCTGGTGGCCCTGCGGGCCGCCGTCAGTGCCGCCCGCACCCAAGGGCATGATGTCTATCTCCTGATCGACGAATACGACAACTTCGCCAACGAACTGATGCAGGGGCGGCACGCGGATTATGAGGCGTTGGTTTCTGGCGAAGGTCTGCTGAAAACCGTATTCAAGGCCGTCAAGTCCCTGGCCTCCGGTCAAGGCATCGACCGGGTGTTCATCACCGGGGTCTCGCCGGTGGTGCTGGCGGATATTTCCAGCGGCTACAATGTCTCGAAAGACATCAGTCTTGATGCCCGCTTTGTCGATCTGTGCGGATTCACCGAATCCGAAATGGCCGCCGTGCTGGATCAGCTCGCCGCCGAACAAAAGCACGCTCCGGAGTGGTCGGCACGCATGCTGGAAACCATGCGCACCTGGTACAACGGCTATCGCTTCGGCTACGAACCCGGCCCCGGTCTCTACAACCCGACCCTGGCGTTGTATTTCTTCGATGCCCTCGCCGCCACCGGGCTGCCGCCACGGGAGATGCTCGACAATAACCTGGCGATGGATCGCAACCGCATCGACTTCGTCGCCCGTCAGCCGCATGGGCAGGAGTTGATCGGCGCTGCGCTTGATCCTGAGCATCCGCCAGTGATCGCCAGTCTGGCGCACCGCTTTGGGGTCGAGGATCTGCGCCGCGCGCCCGGGGATGCACCTTTTCTTGGCTCGCTGCTGTATTTTCTTGGCGCACTCACCCTCAGGGATCAGACGCCAATCGGCGAGCTGGTCATGGGCATCCCCAATCTGGTCATACGCAAGCTCTATGTCGAAAAGTTCCGTGATCAGCTCTTCCCCGAGTATCCCGAACGCGAAAGCCTGCGCGCGGCAGCCAAAGCGCTCTACACCCAAGGCAACCTCGCTCCCCTGATCGAGGTGCTGGAAGCCAATCATCTGCAGGTGTTCGATAATCGCGACTATCGCTGGTCGAACGAGCTGACCGTCAAGACTGTGTTTCTGGTGGCCTTGTTCGCCGACATCTTCTATGTGATGGACTCGGAAACCGCCATTGCGCGCGGCCATGCCGATCTGTCACTGATGGTGCGCGAGGAGATGCGCCGCTTCGCGCTGCTCGATCATCTGTTGGAGTTCAAGTACCTGAGTCTTCAGGATCTCGGGGAAAGCGCAGAGCGCCTGCGGCAGCTATCGCGCGAAGAACTCAGCGCACGGCCCCAGGTCGCCGCCCTGCTCGACGAGGCCGAAGCCCAGCTTGCCCGCCACCGCCAGGAACTCGAACCGGACTACGGCGGGCGGCTGCGCCTGCACACCCATGCCGTGGTGGCGCTGGGGTTCGAGCGGCTGCTGTGGCGCAGCACTCCGGACGCGGCCTTGTGA
- a CDS encoding choice-of-anchor U domain-containing protein, whose amino-acid sequence MTQANAFRRHPLTLAVAIAIGPSALWAAPCDWSLDPTNCDCGTATSGVLQVSTEACLRNAIFDISNSAVLGTTLDYSTIQLTADIKLNNVLPMIRGDLTLDGNGHTLDGDNTYRAFVVAGGTTQISNLTITDVRATGGAGGDGGVNGSDTGGGGGGGLGAGAAVLVYDGANAGLSGVTVTNATAVGGAGGDGGAVISEGGGGGGGGLQGAGGDAGIGGGGGGGYAAVGGKGGAGSGGGGEFGSAGSGDSQYGGGGGGQQGMGADATASYAGGGGGAKDNASGSTGGGGEGGDGAGFGGGPGDQGAPLGGGGGGKYNTGGDGGASGGGGSGGFGGGGGKGGFGGGGGGGMNQNGGIGGVFGGGGGTGNANPVDGGDGGFGGGGGGARNDDHPSLRQSGGDGGFGGGGGGGYNAGTGGSYGSYGGAGGSGANADGGGGAALGGAFFVANGGSLTLDGISLSGSYALTPGKGGNDNGGGAKDGQAQGEVLFVYDSGTTTINVPDGKTLGIADGDDDTTKTAAIAGTGALTKTGAGTLRINDANPNFTGSLSVDAGTVGGSGGLTNASGVTVADGAALAPGKSAGTLSLGPLTLNNSSVLDYELGDPSGTAGTHSDLIAVTGDLTLDGTLNVTDLGSFGAGTYTLITYTGSLTDNTLAVGTLPAGYSATIDTTSDSGKVLLEVVQLYSIGGTVSGLASSQSVVLQNNGTDDKTVSASEAFTFDTAVASGSSYAVTVLTQPNGQTCTVSNGSGSNVMADVTDVAVTCATNSYSITENAGTGGSISCTPNPVPEGDDSQCTATANSGYRFSSWGGACSGSTNPCTLSNVKEAKTVSVIFESTGGGGGGGGGTPSPINGRCGSAEGEAFTVAPISILCNLGVPSAVTGTGPWSWTCSGLYGGTDASCTATTAEVDGRCGSASGATFATRPSSNLCASGTAGAIAGTGPWFWNCSGQHGGASTWCGANADGLPPYNPDPDIPSDEIWSQLPDEDIDGIPDAVEGQVLSLDGQTQGDGNGDGIPDVEQAHVSAFTGADCPERERPRFVTLAAPVGTELSDVTRREPPDDLPEDLTLGCGEIAFQVQGLEPGATLDFSVYVENDAAVNGYYYRNRQTGAWDNIATAVTPEGIKIRLDYQLQDGGPYDADGLTNGTLVDPGGPGYRGEMASLLLPVNNGISLYERLYVYGQQGQEWVRLEGGRGSWIDQNIDGIELPGALSDYRFSQAGNTVWIEGPNRSARIVVQGGAHGTAVATDEGGTWLHFSGQQVLLGHQPLSSRAQQFDASELGDSFDPAAAAGTGPFSDNLSPNRLLLEPNAVVHLAELADAYGTPARDTLRLVGTPGVEVDQNIDRVHLDGALGDYRFRQQGNGAEITRNDRWVATIRAQGDADGTELLFTDVSAPLWYDGNQMRLGRAALASERAGIIEQDALSW is encoded by the coding sequence ATGACCCAAGCAAACGCCTTCCGCCGCCACCCACTCACGCTCGCCGTCGCGATCGCGATTGGCCCCAGCGCGCTCTGGGCCGCGCCTTGCGACTGGTCGCTTGATCCCACCAACTGCGACTGCGGCACCGCCACGAGCGGCGTGCTCCAGGTCAGTACAGAGGCCTGCCTGCGCAACGCCATCTTCGACATCAGCAACAGTGCTGTGCTTGGCACGACGCTTGACTACAGCACCATCCAGCTTACTGCCGACATCAAGCTGAACAACGTCCTGCCGATGATCCGCGGCGACCTCACGCTCGACGGCAATGGGCACACCCTTGATGGTGACAATACCTACCGCGCCTTCGTCGTCGCCGGCGGCACCACCCAGATCTCCAACCTCACCATCACCGATGTCAGGGCCACCGGTGGAGCTGGGGGCGACGGCGGAGTGAATGGGTCGGACACAGGCGGGGGTGGCGGTGGCGGTCTTGGCGCCGGTGCCGCGGTGCTCGTTTACGACGGTGCCAATGCAGGGCTGAGCGGGGTCACCGTCACGAACGCGACCGCGGTTGGCGGCGCCGGGGGCGATGGCGGAGCAGTTATCTCCGAAGGAGGTGGTGGAGGCGGTGGCGGCCTCCAAGGCGCGGGCGGCGATGCCGGCATAGGTGGCGGCGGCGGTGGCGGTTATGCTGCTGTTGGGGGCAAGGGTGGTGCCGGCAGTGGTGGTGGCGGAGAGTTCGGTAGCGCGGGTTCTGGAGACAGCCAATACGGCGGTGGCGGTGGCGGTCAACAGGGCATGGGCGCGGACGCCACAGCCTCTTACGCCGGCGGCGGCGGCGGAGCCAAGGACAATGCGTCCGGCAGCACCGGAGGCGGCGGCGAGGGCGGAGACGGCGCTGGCTTCGGCGGTGGTCCTGGTGATCAGGGTGCCCCCCTTGGCGGCGGCGGCGGAGGCAAATACAACACAGGTGGCGATGGCGGCGCCAGCGGTGGTGGTGGTAGTGGTGGCTTCGGCGGCGGCGGTGGCAAAGGTGGCTTCGGCGGCGGCGGTGGCGGTGGCATGAACCAAAACGGCGGCATTGGCGGCGTCTTCGGCGGCGGGGGCGGAACCGGAAACGCTAACCCGGTCGACGGCGGTGACGGCGGCTTTGGTGGTGGTGGTGGCGGCGCGCGGAACGACGACCACCCATCTTTGCGGCAAAGTGGCGGCGACGGCGGTTTCGGCGGCGGTGGCGGCGGCGGCTATAACGCCGGCACCGGCGGCAGCTACGGCAGCTACGGCGGCGCTGGCGGCAGCGGCGCCAATGCCGACGGCGGCGGCGGTGCCGCGCTCGGCGGGGCCTTCTTCGTTGCCAACGGCGGCAGCCTGACCCTGGACGGGATCAGCCTCAGCGGCAGCTATGCGCTCACCCCCGGCAAGGGTGGCAATGACAACGGCGGCGGCGCCAAGGACGGCCAGGCTCAGGGCGAGGTGCTCTTTGTTTACGACAGTGGCACCACCACCATCAATGTCCCGGATGGCAAGACCCTCGGCATCGCCGATGGCGATGACGACACCACCAAGACCGCCGCCATCGCCGGCACCGGCGCGCTGACCAAGACTGGCGCCGGCACCCTGCGGATCAACGACGCCAATCCCAACTTCACCGGCAGCCTCAGTGTTGATGCCGGCACCGTCGGCGGCAGCGGCGGCTTGACCAATGCCAGCGGCGTCACAGTTGCAGACGGCGCCGCACTGGCACCCGGCAAATCCGCCGGCACCCTGAGCCTCGGCCCGCTCACGCTCAACAACAGCTCGGTGCTCGACTACGAGCTTGGCGACCCCAGCGGCACCGCCGGCACCCATAGCGACCTGATTGCCGTTACCGGCGACCTGACCCTGGATGGCACCCTCAATGTCACCGATCTCGGGAGCTTTGGCGCCGGCACCTATACCCTGATTACCTACACCGGCAGCCTGACCGACAATACCTTAGCGGTCGGCACACTGCCCGCCGGCTATTCGGCCACGATCGATACCACGAGCGATTCAGGGAAAGTGCTCCTTGAGGTGGTTCAGCTCTACAGCATCGGCGGCACCGTCTCCGGGCTGGCCTCGAGCCAATCGGTGGTGCTGCAGAACAACGGCACTGATGACAAGACCGTCTCGGCCAGCGAAGCCTTCACCTTCGACACCGCGGTCGCCTCCGGGAGCAGCTACGCGGTCACCGTGCTGACCCAGCCCAACGGGCAGACCTGCACCGTTAGCAACGGCTCCGGCAGCAATGTCATGGCCGATGTCACCGATGTGGCGGTGACCTGCGCCACCAACAGCTACAGCATCACCGAGAACGCCGGCACTGGCGGCAGCATCAGCTGCACTCCCAATCCAGTCCCTGAAGGCGATGACAGCCAATGCACCGCCACCGCCAACAGCGGCTACCGCTTCAGCAGCTGGGGCGGAGCTTGCTCCGGCAGCACCAACCCCTGCACCCTGAGCAACGTGAAGGAGGCCAAGACCGTCTCCGTCATCTTTGAATCCACCGGGGGCGGCGGTGGTGGAGGTGGCGGCACTCCCAGCCCCATCAACGGCCGCTGCGGCAGCGCCGAGGGCGAAGCTTTCACGGTCGCGCCCATTAGCATCCTGTGCAACCTAGGCGTCCCCAGTGCGGTCACCGGCACCGGCCCCTGGTCCTGGACCTGTAGTGGCCTCTACGGCGGGACTGATGCCTCCTGCACTGCCACCACCGCCGAAGTCGACGGCCGCTGCGGTTCCGCCAGCGGCGCCACCTTCGCCACCCGCCCCAGCAGCAACCTGTGCGCCAGCGGCACCGCCGGCGCCATCGCCGGCACCGGCCCCTGGTTCTGGAATTGCAGCGGTCAGCACGGCGGAGCGAGCACCTGGTGCGGCGCCAATGCCGACGGCCTGCCGCCCTATAATCCCGACCCCGACATCCCCAGTGATGAGATCTGGTCGCAACTGCCCGATGAAGACATCGACGGCATTCCCGATGCCGTCGAAGGCCAGGTGCTCAGTCTCGACGGTCAAACCCAGGGCGATGGCAATGGCGACGGCATCCCCGATGTCGAACAAGCCCATGTCAGCGCCTTCACCGGGGCCGACTGTCCCGAACGCGAACGCCCGCGCTTCGTCACCCTCGCCGCCCCCGTTGGCACCGAGCTGAGCGATGTCACCCGCCGCGAGCCACCCGATGATCTGCCCGAAGACCTCACCCTCGGCTGTGGCGAAATCGCCTTCCAAGTCCAAGGGCTCGAGCCCGGCGCCACCCTCGACTTCTCCGTCTACGTCGAGAACGACGCCGCCGTCAACGGCTACTACTACCGCAATCGGCAAACCGGCGCCTGGGACAACATCGCCACCGCCGTCACCCCTGAAGGCATCAAAATCCGCCTCGACTACCAACTCCAGGACGGAGGCCCCTATGACGCCGACGGCCTCACCAACGGCACCCTCGTCGATCCCGGCGGCCCCGGCTATCGCGGCGAGATGGCCAGCCTCCTGCTCCCGGTGAACAACGGCATCAGCCTCTACGAACGCCTGTACGTCTATGGCCAACAGGGCCAAGAATGGGTGCGTCTGGAAGGCGGACGCGGCAGCTGGATCGACCAAAACATCGACGGCATCGAACTGCCTGGTGCGCTCAGCGACTACCGCTTCAGCCAAGCCGGCAACACCGTCTGGATCGAAGGCCCCAACCGCAGCGCCCGCATCGTCGTCCAAGGCGGCGCGCACGGCACCGCAGTGGCCACCGATGAAGGCGGCACCTGGCTGCACTTCAGCGGCCAGCAGGTGTTACTGGGTCATCAACCGCTGAGCAGCCGAGCCCAACAGTTCGATGCCAGCGAACTCGGCGACAGCTTCGACCCGGCGGCGGCAGCCGGGACGGGACCCTTCAGTGACAACCTCAGTCCCAACCGGTTGCTGCTCGAGCCCAATGCCGTGGTGCATCTGGCCGAGCTTGCTGACGCCTATGGCACCCCCGCGCGCGATACCCTGCGCTTGGTTGGCACCCCCGGCGTGGAGGTTGACCAAAACATCGACCGCGTGCATCTCGACGGCGCGCTGGGTGACTACCGCTTCCGCCAGCAAGGCAATGGGGCGGAGATCACCCGCAATGACCGCTGGGTCGCGACCATCCGCGCCCAAGGGGATGCCGATGGCACCGAGCTGCTCTTCACCGATGTGAGTGCGCCGCTGTGGTACGACGGCAACCAGATGCGCCTGGGGCGGGCGGCGTTGGCGAGTGAGCGCGCGGGCATCATTGAACAGGATGCGCTTTCGTGGTGA
- the ggt gene encoding gamma-glutamyltransferase produces the protein MPRSTRRSLLPRSAALLLCAAAFLAAFPPASTPAWAQPKLPPAAAIASAHPAATAAGEQVLNAGGNAFDAAIAVAATLAVVEPYSSGLGGGGFWLLYLADEDRSVFVDGRERAPLAANRDMYLNAAGELVPDLSLNGPLAAGIPGVPAALDHLAAQYARLPLEQTLAPAIRLARDGFPVDSHYRRLAEWRLEVLRASPAAAEQFLVDGQVPAEGYLLRQPALATALERIAARGRDGFYTSELAEQLVNGVREAGGIWTMEDLRDYRIIERAPFVFHYGDWTITSAPPPSAGGVGLAQMMRMLESLESEGQELRDRDRVTRTHLIVESMRRAYRDRAAFLGDPDQIEMPLTRLTHPYYAAGLARDIDPSHVTPSIISSASEGSSGPKAPTDVPSEGQDTTHFSILDAAGNRVAATLSINYPFGSGFVPPGTGVLLNDEMDDFAAQPGVANAYGLVGGEANAIAPGKRMLSSMSPTFVESDQGVAILGTPGGSRIITMVLNAILALTEGGTPDDWVGAPRFHHQYLPDVIQHEPDAFTAREQAELQAMGHRLKTVDPAMFGNMQLLYWDRARAEVQAASDPRGHGTAVVLPARQPTAAASK, from the coding sequence ATGCCTAGAAGCACCCGACGGTCGCTCCTCCCACGGAGCGCCGCGTTATTGCTGTGCGCCGCCGCTTTTCTCGCGGCTTTTCCCCCGGCTTCGACCCCGGCCTGGGCCCAGCCCAAACTCCCGCCCGCCGCGGCGATCGCAAGCGCCCATCCGGCCGCGACCGCCGCCGGCGAGCAGGTGCTCAATGCTGGCGGAAATGCCTTCGATGCCGCCATTGCAGTGGCCGCGACCCTGGCGGTGGTCGAGCCTTACAGCTCCGGACTCGGCGGCGGCGGTTTCTGGCTGCTATATCTGGCCGATGAAGACCGCAGCGTCTTTGTCGATGGCCGCGAGCGCGCGCCGCTTGCCGCCAACCGCGACATGTACCTCAATGCTGCGGGCGAGCTGGTGCCGGATTTATCACTGAACGGTCCACTGGCGGCCGGCATCCCGGGCGTTCCGGCTGCGCTCGATCATCTGGCCGCTCAATACGCTCGCCTGCCCTTGGAGCAAACTCTTGCTCCAGCCATTCGTCTGGCGCGCGATGGCTTCCCGGTCGACTCACATTACCGTCGCTTGGCCGAATGGCGCCTTGAGGTGCTGCGCGCTTCCCCGGCCGCGGCCGAGCAATTTCTGGTCGACGGCCAGGTGCCCGCCGAAGGCTATCTACTGCGCCAACCAGCCCTTGCGACCGCACTGGAGCGCATCGCCGCGCGCGGTCGCGATGGCTTCTACACCAGCGAACTGGCCGAGCAACTGGTCAATGGCGTGCGCGAAGCCGGCGGCATCTGGACCATGGAGGATCTGCGCGACTATCGGATCATCGAGCGCGCGCCCTTTGTCTTTCACTATGGCGACTGGACCATCACCAGCGCCCCGCCGCCATCCGCCGGTGGAGTCGGCCTGGCGCAGATGATGCGGATGCTTGAGAGCCTGGAGTCCGAAGGTCAGGAGCTAAGAGATCGCGACCGCGTCACGCGCACGCATCTGATCGTCGAGAGCATGCGCCGCGCCTATCGCGACCGCGCTGCATTCCTCGGCGATCCGGACCAGATCGAGATGCCACTCACGCGATTGACACATCCCTACTATGCGGCCGGACTTGCCCGTGATATCGACCCGAGCCACGTCACACCCAGCATTATTTCGAGCGCATCGGAAGGGTCGAGCGGACCAAAGGCGCCGACGGACGTCCCAAGCGAGGGCCAGGACACGACCCATTTCTCCATCCTCGATGCCGCCGGCAATCGCGTGGCGGCAACCCTCAGCATCAACTACCCCTTCGGCTCTGGCTTCGTCCCGCCCGGCACTGGCGTGCTGCTGAACGACGAGATGGACGACTTTGCCGCCCAGCCAGGCGTTGCCAATGCCTACGGGCTAGTCGGTGGCGAGGCCAACGCCATCGCACCCGGCAAGCGCATGCTCTCGAGCATGAGTCCGACCTTCGTTGAATCCGACCAGGGCGTCGCCATCCTTGGCACGCCGGGCGGCAGCCGTATCATCACCATGGTGCTCAACGCCATCCTGGCGCTGACCGAGGGCGGCACGCCGGACGACTGGGTTGGCGCACCGCGCTTTCATCACCAATATCTACCCGATGTGATCCAACATGAGCCGGACGCCTTCACGGCCCGCGAACAGGCGGAACTCCAGGCTATGGGGCATCGGCTGAAAACAGTCGACCCAGCCATGTTCGGCAACATGCAGCTGCTTTACTGGGATCGCGCGCGCGCCGAGGTGCAGGCGGCCTCTGATCCGCGCGGCCATGGCACGGCGGTCGTGCTACCCGCTCGCCAACCAACCGCAGCTGCCAGCAAATAG